The proteins below are encoded in one region of Gemmatimonadota bacterium:
- a CDS encoding MBL fold metallo-hydrolase: MDRRQFVSALAATAAFNHHGFPNHRTGAAGELYALVLGTVQDAGLPQVGCYTDRCDRGRELLLEGNARYVSSLALVEPEAERFYLVDATPDITRQIDLIREPAFRRRAAERRPFDGILLTHAHIGHYTGLAVLGNEGLGIQDTPVYCTEAMAGFLASNVPWSYMVDQGRIVPTPLSLDTWHHLDEHLEVQLWKVPHRDEFADTVGFVFRGPSASLLFIPDIEAWRLWDKDVADAVASVDVALLDGSFWSMEEMPGRRVEDVPHPLITQTMDALQRVVDRKDSRVLMTHLNNSNPALDDGGPQQAEIARRGFEVAREGMRFEL; the protein is encoded by the coding sequence ATGGATCGCCGTCAATTCGTATCCGCGTTGGCAGCCACCGCGGCGTTCAACCACCACGGCTTCCCAAACCACCGTACCGGCGCGGCCGGCGAGCTGTATGCGCTCGTCCTCGGCACGGTCCAAGACGCCGGCCTCCCTCAGGTGGGATGCTACACGGACCGATGCGATCGGGGCCGGGAGCTACTCCTCGAGGGGAATGCACGCTACGTCTCTTCTCTCGCGCTGGTCGAGCCGGAGGCGGAACGCTTCTACCTGGTTGACGCGACGCCCGACATCACCCGTCAGATCGATCTCATCCGGGAACCGGCGTTTCGGCGACGCGCGGCGGAACGGCGTCCCTTCGACGGCATCTTGCTGACGCACGCCCACATCGGCCACTACACGGGGCTGGCGGTGCTCGGCAACGAAGGCCTCGGCATCCAGGACACCCCGGTGTACTGCACGGAAGCGATGGCGGGTTTCCTCGCGTCGAACGTGCCGTGGAGCTACATGGTGGACCAAGGGCGCATCGTGCCCACGCCGCTGTCGCTGGATACCTGGCACCATCTCGACGAGCACCTCGAGGTCCAACTCTGGAAGGTGCCGCATCGGGACGAGTTCGCCGACACGGTCGGATTCGTCTTTCGGGGTCCGAGCGCATCGCTTCTGTTCATCCCCGACATCGAGGCGTGGCGCCTTTGGGACAAGGACGTCGCCGACGCCGTCGCGAGCGTGGACGTGGCCCTGCTCGACGGATCGTTCTGGTCGATGGAGGAGATGCCCGGCCGACGTGTCGAGGACGTCCCCCATCCGCTCATCACACAGACGATGGACGCGCTGCAACGCGTTGTGGACCGGAAGGACTCGCGTGTGCTGATGACCCACCTCAACAACTCGAACCCGGCGCTGGACGACGGCGGACCTCAGCAGGCTGAGATCGCGAGGCGGGGCTTCGAGGTGGCGCGTGAGGGGATGCGCTTCGAGCTGTAA